The genomic stretch GCGGAGTCCAtcaagcgccgcctcgccgcctccggccgccccgACGACGCGCTCGCCTTCGCCGACCTCCACTCCAAGCTCTCCGCCCGGTCGCGCCCGGCCTCCCTGTGGCCGCTCCTCTACCTGCTCGACTCGCTCTcctcccaccgccgcgccgccgccgccgcctcgtgccTCCCCAAcctccccaccgccgctccGCCGCGGAATGCCGCCTCGGGGGCGGCTGCGGGCGCCGGGGGAAGGCCGGGCTCGCGGGCGCACGGGGCGCCGCCTGGCGGCGTGGTGCTGGTGTCCAAGGATCCGGACAACATCCGCGAGATCGCGCTGAGGGAGTACACCGAGCTGGTGCTCGACGAGACGGAGGTGTCGGAGGCCGCGCTCGTGCGCGACGTGCTGTACGCGTGCCAGGGCATCGACGGCCGCTACGTGCGCTACGACAAGGCCGGCGATGCCTACGACCTCCCGGACGGCGTCCGCGTGCCGCGATCCACGCGCACCCTCGTCCGCAAGCTGTGCGAGCTCGGCTGGCTGTTCCGCAAGGTGCGGGGCTTCATTTCTGACAACATAAGCCGCTCACCGTCAGATGCTGCCACTGAGGTGGGCACTGTTGCTCAGGCGTTCTGCTCGGCGCTCCAGGAGGAGCTCTCTGATTACTACAAGCTGCTGGCTGTTCTTGAGTCGTATTCAGTGAATCCAATTCCGACGCCTGGATCTGATTCAGGTGTGTCGGGTAATTACCTTTCACTGAGGCGTCTTGCAGTGTGGCTTGCTGAGCCTGCAGTGAGAATGCGCCTAATGGctgttctggtggatggatgccGGGGATTGAGGGGTGGTGCTATGGCTGGTGCGATCCATGGGCACGCCCAGCATGGGGATCCCATGTTTCAGGAGTTTATGGGGCGATTGCTGCGGCGGGTCTGCTCACCATTGTTTGAAATGGTTCGGAGCTGGGTATTAGAAGGGGAGTTGGAGGATGTGTTTGCAGAGTTCTTCATTGTTGGGCAGCCAGTTAAAGCAGAATCTTTGTGGCGGGAGGGCTACCTTATTCAGTCTGATATGCTTCCAACTTTCATTTCTCCAGTGCTGGCACAACGAATTCTTAGAACTGGCAAGTCAATCAATTTTCTTAGAGTTTGCTGTGATGATAGTGGCTGGGCTGATGCTGCTGCCGAGGCTGCTGCTTATGTTGGCACCACAACATCTCGAGGTGGGCTTGGTTATGGGGAGACAGATGCTTTGGAGGCATTGGTGGTTGAGGCAGCCAAGAGGATTGATAGGCATTTGATGGATGTCATTCATAAGCGGTACCGATTTAAGGACCACTGCCTCGCTATCAAGCGGTACTTGCTTCTCGGGCAGGGTGATTTTGTCCAGTATCTGATGGATGTTGTTGGCCCTGAGTTGTCAGAGCCAGCAAATAGGATTAGCTCCTTCCAATTGGCTGGCTTGCTTGAGACTGCAATCCGAGCATCCAATGCGCAGTATGATGACCGTGATATCTTGGACCGGATAAAGGTAAAGATGATGGATCATGGAGATGGTGATCGTGGTTGGGATGTCTTCTCGTTGGAGTATGATGCTAGGGTGCCCCTAGATACAGTGTTCACAGCTTCAGTTATGAAGATGTATCTTAAGGTTTTCAACTTCTTGTGGAAGCTCAAGCGTGTGGATCACTCCCTGACTGGAGTATGGAAGACAATGAAGCCTAACTGCATTGTTTCTTCTCCATTTTACAAGGAAGGAACGAGCATCAGGGCTCAGTTTGTTTCAGTTCTTCGTAAATGCCAAGTTCTGTTCAATGAGATGAATCACTTTGTTACCAATTTCCAGTACTACATTATGTTTGAGGTCCTGGAGGTTTCATGGGCTCGTTTCTCTGATGAAATGGATGCAGCAAAGGATTTAGATGACCTTCTTTTGGCACACGACAAGTATCTTAACTCGATACTGGAGAAGGCCCTCCTTGGTGAACGATCCCAAGGACTTCTGAGAAATCTTTTTGAATTGTTTGACATCATCTTACAGTTTCGAAGCCATGCTGATCGATGGTTTGAACGGATATATGAGTTGCAGCTAAGGTTAGTTCATTGCAAAATCAGATACTGTACTTTCATCTTTACTTAACATCTTATCTCATATCTATTGTTTGAATCACTCCAACCTTTCATTTTTAATGCAGGGGCAAGGGTAAACCAAAGTCAAAATCTAAGGAAACAGGTTCATGGCTTGATGGTGGCAGAAAAGCCATGATCCAACTAGCTGGGGAACTTTTCCGGAAAATGGGTGAAGATCTGGATAGCATTGCAAAAGATTATACAGCTTCTCTTGATGCATTTATTACTCAATTGCCGATGCAACAGCATGTTGACTTGAAGTTCCTTCTCTTCCGTCTAGACTTCACTGAGTATTACAGTCGTGTCTCCTCCAGCAAATGAAAATTTGTTCTTAATGTGGAAGAATTGGTAGTTAGATTAGCTTTTTGGTTGGACTTGGGAGATATTCTTTTTTACACCTTATCCCCACTGATTTAACACTTGGTCACTTGATTGGCATGGAGACTCCAATTGCCCTGCACCTCCTGATGAAGGCGATCTGAATATCTTGTTACTGAGGATATTCTAATGCTAGAATCTGTGTTGATTTTGTCGCCGTTCTTCTGATGCTTATCTGCTGATGCCACGAGGCTGGAGCTATGCATTCCATACAACTGTAGTGTACAAAATTGATGTAAGTTTGTCTTggtcttgatttttttttcttacggATGTACTTGGTGTAAATTCCATGTATTTGTTTCATTCTgattcccttttctttttgataaATTAGATTGCTTTGGAGATTTTCTCCTTACCAGTTTGTATTATTCAGTTTGCAAGAGCGCATGTCTCATTTCGCTTGTTGCTATCCTTTCTTTGATTACTGAAACTTTTTATTGAAGTTAAACTATATCTGGATAGTATGATATGCTAATGCTAAATTGTAAGGGTAACTCTTGATAAGGTAACATCTACATTATTGCTCTTGAAAAGGAGAAGTGCAGAACAAAGGAGTTGGATTCACAGTGATTTTGTTTCCCTTGTATAATTTTTCAATTGGTTTCACTGGTTGAAATAATCTAATGTTGCTATCAagatatgaaattaatggaagaTGTCCAAGTAGGTGAACTGCTGGCAAGATTTAATTGAACGACAGCAGAAAAGAGAGACTTGCAAAATTTGGTGAAAATGTGCTGATGGTTAAGCTTTGTCTCAGACTCAGATGTGTACCATGCACGGCcgcgaaaaaaaaaatgcacgttgcaaattgcaattgaAATCACTCACCACCTGGAAAACAGCAGCATCAACCTGTATGCATCTTTCTTCAGATCAGAGAAGGCTTAACAACACCACACCGTCTTCATGTGTATCATGTGCGCAGGTGTTGGTGGGCTGGACTAGCGTTGGAAGCAAAGATACCAAGAAAACGCCCACGCACGGGGAGTCTGTTTTTCCGCTCTGTTGGATCTGGGCCATGCTTCTCTGGATAAGTCCAAGCTGACTCAGAAAGTTGTCTTCCCTTTGTGTGTGCGAGTGACTCGCTCATCCTTCAACCTTCACGTAATTACGTCTAGTCTTCTTGGGTAAAATACAGCCCACGACGGTCAGCGCACCAGTTCTAGACCATGGGTTGGCAGAACTCCTGCTCATTATCTCTAGttatttttttgtttaataATCTTTTTCGTGTTTTTTTACTAAAGATAAAGATATTTTGGACCCTGGAGCTGGACCTTAGTCGATAGACCATTAGTTAATTAAATTGAACTAATATATGGATCGGTTGGAATTCATGGATCACTCCATGTCCATCCCTGTCAAATTAAACTGCTCTTGTGCAGGAAAAATGCAGAACACAGTGATTGAGTGCTGTCAGTTACATACGAGTTCCGCGTGGATTCGAGGCCTCCTGTTTGGGGTTTGGAAAGTCTGTTCTTCCATTGTGTTCGATGTGGACCATGTTTTCCTCATTTTCTGGATAACGCCGAGCTGACTCAGAAAGGTGTTCTTTCCTCTGCGCCCTCAATCCTCC from Setaria italica strain Yugu1 chromosome II, Setaria_italica_v2.0, whole genome shotgun sequence encodes the following:
- the LOC101763069 gene encoding gamma-tubulin complex component 3 — protein: MDDHQTQDLVKELVHRLLSAAESGGGGGGGGGGGGGGGRDAAGALRFAHRLLSSRLAPAVLPDEHALAESIKRRLAASGRPDDALAFADLHSKLSARSRPASLWPLLYLLDSLSSHRRAAAAASCLPNLPTAAPPRNAASGAAAGAGGRPGSRAHGAPPGGVVLVSKDPDNIREIALREYTELVLDETEVSEAALVRDVLYACQGIDGRYVRYDKAGDAYDLPDGVRVPRSTRTLVRKLCELGWLFRKVRGFISDNISRSPSDAATEVGTVAQAFCSALQEELSDYYKLLAVLESYSVNPIPTPGSDSGVSGNYLSLRRLAVWLAEPAVRMRLMAVLVDGCRGLRGGAMAGAIHGHAQHGDPMFQEFMGRLLRRVCSPLFEMVRSWVLEGELEDVFAEFFIVGQPVKAESLWREGYLIQSDMLPTFISPVLAQRILRTGKSINFLRVCCDDSGWADAAAEAAAYVGTTTSRGGLGYGETDALEALVVEAAKRIDRHLMDVIHKRYRFKDHCLAIKRYLLLGQGDFVQYLMDVVGPELSEPANRISSFQLAGLLETAIRASNAQYDDRDILDRIKVKMMDHGDGDRGWDVFSLEYDARVPLDTVFTASVMKMYLKVFNFLWKLKRVDHSLTGVWKTMKPNCIVSSPFYKEGTSIRAQFVSVLRKCQVLFNEMNHFVTNFQYYIMFEVLEVSWARFSDEMDAAKDLDDLLLAHDKYLNSILEKALLGERSQGLLRNLFELFDIILQFRSHADRWFERIYELQLRGKGKPKSKSKETGSWLDGGRKAMIQLAGELFRKMGEDLDSIAKDYTASLDAFITQLPMQQHVDLKFLLFRLDFTEYYSRVSSSK